Proteins from a genomic interval of Chroococcidiopsis thermalis PCC 7203:
- a CDS encoding serine hydrolase domain-containing protein — MLPQRRKAIAKRKFARKLASWVLVIILFLSLSGLPASAQNTPADIQVIDRQPDQPVNEPEQSVPAAPSAPGLNNPQEFEAFVDNFFQEEMSKTHVPGGVVSVVKDGKLFFAKGYGYANLEKKMPVAADKTLFRVASLSKLFTATAAMQLYERGQLDIHADVNKYLTDFQIKNPFSEPVTAARMMLHTDGTTKRRIGLAARTAEEMEPLGDYLADHMPPVVWQPGELYSYSSHSIALLGYLVEKISGTPFAQYIDKNIFQPLQMRRSTFLQPPPPPLANDLAVGYQYQSGKFKPVPYLYLNIAPSASMQATATDMAHFMIAHLLHGRYENSRILKEDTVRLMHEQHFTHHPLLPGTGYSFRERLENNIRTIGHLGSLRGYSSSLTLLPDRNIGIFIATNSFSGINGKLLTQFFDRYFPAPQQTSPKKPLALSAEQLERFTGTYRDLEYPRHTFAKLTAPFEHINIKQGEKGTLLVSTPGLFFVGNAPKIQLAPIEPLLFQRVNDDAFTAFEPDESGWIRYAFNPLWAKIGAYEHIPWYETSWVQLGILGFCTVLFLSAIFVYPIKPLIQRLRGKRFQVKQLRWAWRLAGLIGTLNLVFLIGFPLSIWLYGFWRLVYGVPAVAIAFLCIPLLTTFLTLGLFIFTAWAWKNNYWSLVKQSHYSLITLAALVFIPFLTYWNLLGFQF, encoded by the coding sequence ATGTTGCCACAGAGAAGAAAGGCGATCGCCAAACGCAAGTTTGCCCGTAAATTAGCTTCTTGGGTACTTGTCATTATCCTATTTCTCTCGCTATCGGGGCTTCCGGCTTCGGCGCAAAACACACCAGCCGATATACAAGTTATCGATCGCCAACCAGACCAGCCAGTTAACGAACCAGAGCAATCTGTACCTGCGGCTCCAAGTGCGCCTGGATTAAATAACCCACAAGAGTTTGAAGCATTTGTAGACAATTTCTTTCAAGAAGAGATGTCGAAAACTCATGTTCCAGGTGGCGTTGTCTCTGTGGTGAAAGATGGCAAACTTTTTTTTGCTAAAGGTTATGGCTATGCCAACTTAGAAAAGAAAATGCCAGTTGCAGCAGATAAAACTCTATTTCGCGTTGCCTCGCTTTCCAAACTGTTTACAGCTACAGCAGCAATGCAACTATACGAGCGGGGACAGCTCGATATACATGCTGATGTCAACAAGTATCTGACGGACTTTCAAATCAAAAATCCTTTTTCTGAGCCAGTCACGGCTGCCAGAATGATGCTGCATACAGACGGTACGACAAAACGGCGGATCGGACTTGCCGCTCGTACTGCTGAGGAAATGGAGCCACTAGGAGACTATCTAGCCGACCATATGCCACCTGTTGTCTGGCAACCTGGCGAGTTATACAGTTATTCCAGCCACAGCATTGCTTTGTTGGGATATCTCGTAGAGAAAATCTCTGGTACTCCCTTCGCCCAATATATTGACAAAAACATTTTTCAACCGCTCCAGATGCGGCGGAGTACATTTCTTCAGCCACCTCCTCCACCTCTAGCTAACGATTTGGCTGTAGGTTATCAGTATCAAAGTGGCAAGTTTAAACCCGTCCCCTACTTGTATCTCAACATCGCTCCAAGTGCGTCAATGCAAGCCACTGCTACCGATATGGCTCATTTTATGATTGCCCACCTGTTGCACGGTCGCTATGAAAACTCCCGCATTTTAAAGGAAGATACAGTGCGGCTAATGCACGAGCAGCACTTCACCCACCATCCCCTATTACCTGGTACTGGCTACAGTTTTCGCGAACGGTTGGAAAACAATATCCGTACAATCGGACACTTAGGCAGTTTGCGAGGGTATTCTAGCTCTCTGACCCTACTACCCGATCGCAACATCGGTATTTTTATTGCCACCAATAGCTTTAGTGGGATAAATGGCAAGCTATTGACTCAGTTTTTCGATCGCTATTTTCCCGCTCCACAGCAAACATCACCCAAGAAACCTCTGGCTCTAAGCGCAGAGCAGCTAGAACGATTCACTGGAACTTACCGAGATTTGGAATATCCTCGCCATACCTTCGCCAAGCTCACTGCACCATTTGAACATATAAATATCAAACAGGGTGAGAAAGGTACTTTGCTCGTTAGCACTCCTGGTTTGTTCTTCGTTGGCAATGCTCCAAAGATCCAATTAGCTCCCATCGAACCATTGCTATTCCAACGAGTCAATGATGATGCTTTCACAGCCTTTGAGCCGGATGAAAGCGGGTGGATTAGGTATGCATTTAATCCTCTGTGGGCTAAAATTGGAGCCTACGAGCATATACCTTGGTATGAAACAAGTTGGGTGCAGCTAGGGATTTTAGGATTTTGTACAGTCCTGTTTCTATCAGCTATCTTTGTTTATCCGATTAAGCCTTTAATTCAACGTTTGCGTGGCAAACGGTTTCAAGTAAAGCAATTGCGTTGGGCTTGGAGATTAGCAGGTTTAATCGGTACTTTAAACTTAGTTTTTCTGATTGGCTTTCCTCTATCAATTTGGCTGTATGGCTTTTGGCGGCTAGTATATGGCGTGCCTGCTGTAGCGATCGCATTTCTTTGCATTCCCCTACTCACCACTTTTTTGACGCTAGGATTGTTTATCTTTACCGCTTGGGCTTGGAAAAATAATTACTGGTCTTTGGTAAAGCAATCTCATTATTCCTTAATTACCCTCGCTGCTTTGGTCTTTATTCCCTTCCTGACCTACTGGAATTTATTAGGTTTTCAGTTTTAA